The following are encoded together in the Gordonia insulae genome:
- a CDS encoding ferritin-like fold-containing protein — translation MSTAPPPSGVSPEPIASPEAAVESSAIAKLFAVLLAGEYAAFYRLIDESRMAPDVRSKIAIARMAASEIGHFDILAEQIAAHGLDPAAAVERYRSVFDQYHQVTTPKTWYEALVKAYVGDGLAADFYTEAAGALPADAQAVVASVMAETSNSRFAREQVAAAVAANPSLRSPLTLWGRRLLGEAVTHAQWVLAAEEEVADLLFAGTASLQGVASFFDTIAEEHGKRMSDLGLG, via the coding sequence ATGTCGACTGCGCCGCCCCCATCCGGAGTCTCGCCCGAACCCATCGCAAGCCCCGAGGCGGCGGTCGAGAGCAGTGCGATCGCCAAGTTGTTCGCCGTTCTGCTGGCCGGTGAGTACGCGGCGTTCTACCGGCTGATCGACGAGTCGCGGATGGCTCCGGACGTCCGCAGCAAGATCGCGATCGCACGGATGGCGGCTTCGGAGATCGGCCATTTCGACATCCTCGCGGAGCAGATCGCCGCCCACGGTCTCGACCCGGCGGCGGCCGTCGAGCGGTATCGCTCGGTCTTCGACCAGTACCACCAGGTGACCACGCCGAAGACGTGGTATGAGGCGTTGGTGAAGGCCTATGTCGGCGACGGGCTCGCCGCCGACTTCTACACCGAGGCGGCCGGTGCCCTGCCGGCCGATGCGCAGGCGGTCGTCGCGAGCGTGATGGCCGAGACGTCGAACTCGCGGTTCGCCCGTGAGCAGGTCGCCGCGGCCGTCGCCGCCAACCCGTCCCTCAGATCGCCTCTCACGCTGTGGGGTCGCCGTCTGCTGGGCGAGGCGGTCACCCATGCCCAGTGGGTGCTCGCCGCCGAGGAGGAGGTCGCCGACCTCCTGTTCGCCGGCACGGCGTCGTTGCAGGGCGTGGCGTCGTTCTTCGACACGATCGCCGAGGAGCACGGCAAACGGATGAGCGACCTCGGACTCGGCTGA
- a CDS encoding DUF3152 domain-containing protein — protein MGPRQPRREPPASGASTTATESAGRTRPRPDQPLRARWDPTDDSGRVRVDRDAQPERKKQSTLGRFVATYGWRAYAIPVLVVLTIVLIVVTVRDSDNAAFVPAADVNPDAASRNTDVSKETKPIGAPSGNIQAASLPAGTLPAGGPYTQKGRETYHVVPGAGKQVGTGQQVYTYTVEVENGVNAQDFGGDRTFAKMVDSTLANPRSWIGDGKVAFRRIAAGEPDLRITLASPATARELCGYQIQLETSCFYPPEKRVTLNEARWVRGALSYQGDDLLYRQYLINHETGHGIGYEAHEPCKENGALAPVMMQQSFGVANSEIMALDPDMRANRGYVCKPNPWPFPNR, from the coding sequence GTGGGGCCACGGCAGCCCCGGCGGGAGCCCCCGGCGTCGGGCGCATCGACGACGGCCACCGAGTCGGCCGGACGGACACGGCCCAGACCCGACCAGCCGCTCCGCGCGCGGTGGGACCCGACTGACGACAGCGGGCGCGTCCGGGTGGACCGGGATGCGCAGCCCGAGCGCAAGAAGCAGAGCACGCTCGGCCGGTTCGTCGCCACCTACGGGTGGCGCGCCTACGCCATCCCGGTGCTCGTGGTGCTGACGATCGTGCTGATCGTGGTGACCGTGCGCGACAGCGACAACGCCGCGTTCGTACCCGCGGCCGACGTCAATCCCGATGCGGCCTCCCGCAACACCGACGTCAGCAAGGAGACCAAACCGATCGGTGCGCCGTCGGGCAACATCCAGGCCGCGTCACTGCCGGCCGGCACACTGCCCGCGGGTGGGCCGTACACCCAGAAGGGTCGGGAGACCTACCACGTGGTGCCCGGGGCCGGAAAGCAGGTCGGGACCGGACAGCAGGTCTACACCTACACCGTCGAGGTGGAGAACGGTGTCAATGCCCAGGACTTCGGCGGCGACCGCACGTTCGCGAAGATGGTCGACTCGACGCTGGCCAATCCGCGCAGCTGGATCGGGGACGGCAAGGTGGCGTTCCGGCGGATCGCCGCGGGTGAGCCGGACCTGCGCATCACCCTCGCGTCGCCGGCCACGGCACGCGAACTGTGCGGCTACCAGATCCAGCTCGAGACGTCGTGCTTCTATCCGCCGGAGAAGCGGGTCACCCTCAACGAGGCACGATGGGTGCGCGGTGCGCTGTCGTACCAGGGCGACGACCTGCTGTACCGGCAATATCTGATCAACCACGAGACCGGTCACGGCATCGGCTACGAAGCACACGAACCGTGCAAGGAGAACGGTGCGCTCGCGCCGGTCATGATGCAGCAGTCGTTCGGCGTGGCCAACAGCGAGATCATGGCGCTCGATCCGGACATGCGCGCCAATCGCGGCTACGTGTGCAAACCGAACCCGTGGCCGTTCCCCAACCGGTGA
- a CDS encoding SRPBCC family protein, protein METVTVERTIRAPADAVFAWISNAHNYTRTPLVVSERLRTPGRDAPYGVGAVRVLIWMVGWFAERITAYDPPHAFDYHVFRSIPPSRHEAGRVTVDDVDGHAHVVWTTTFEVAIPVVGRAITRWIAQPLMDYAFRRVLDRAADELQ, encoded by the coding sequence ATGGAGACCGTGACGGTCGAACGCACCATCCGGGCACCGGCGGACGCCGTGTTCGCGTGGATCAGCAACGCCCACAACTACACCCGGACCCCACTGGTGGTCTCGGAGCGGCTGCGGACACCCGGGCGCGACGCCCCGTACGGTGTGGGCGCGGTTCGGGTGCTGATCTGGATGGTCGGGTGGTTCGCCGAACGGATCACGGCCTACGACCCGCCACACGCGTTCGACTACCACGTGTTCCGGAGCATCCCGCCCTCGCGCCATGAGGCAGGCCGCGTGACCGTCGACGACGTCGACGGTCACGCCCACGTCGTGTGGACAACGACGTTCGAGGTGGCCATCCCGGTGGTGGGACGCGCGATCACGCGGTGGATCGCACAGCCACTGATGGACTACGCGTTCCGCCGCGTGCTCGACCGCGCGGCGGACGAACTTCAGTAG
- a CDS encoding DUF3107 domain-containing protein, with the protein MAVEVKIGITDSPRELSIQTALTSDKAFAEVEAALSGKEQLLSLVDDKGARYLIPVTKIAYVEVGSSENRRVGFGAA; encoded by the coding sequence ATGGCCGTTGAAGTGAAGATCGGTATCACCGACAGTCCTCGGGAGCTCTCCATCCAGACCGCGCTCACCAGCGACAAGGCCTTCGCCGAGGTTGAGGCCGCGCTGTCGGGCAAGGAGCAGTTGCTCTCCCTCGTGGACGACAAGGGCGCGCGCTACCTGATCCCGGTCACGAAGATCGCCTACGTCGAGGTGGGCAGCTCGGAGAACCGGCGAGTCGGATTCGGCGCCGCCTGA
- a CDS encoding TetR/AcrR family transcriptional regulator, with protein MSTTTNSPQSAGRSTRLPRSARRMQLLDAASEIFVERGYHSAGMDEIAVHAGVSKPVLYQHFPSKLDLYIAVVDSHAEKLVSDVNRALLTTTDNKQRVRAAVEAFFDFIDQDNSGYRLIFSSDAMDPAVIRRVEGATEACVDAVYGLVMHDSGLDPYRSRMLAAGLVGASQVNARYWLEAKRPVDKRAAVDTTVALLWGGLSHVPLQGDSPDDVD; from the coding sequence ATGTCCACCACCACAAACTCTCCGCAGAGTGCGGGTCGTAGCACTCGACTGCCGCGTAGCGCGCGTCGGATGCAATTGCTCGACGCTGCCAGCGAGATCTTTGTGGAGCGCGGCTACCACTCCGCCGGGATGGACGAGATCGCCGTGCACGCCGGCGTCAGCAAGCCGGTTCTGTACCAACACTTTCCGTCGAAACTCGACCTCTATATCGCGGTGGTCGACTCGCATGCGGAGAAGCTGGTCAGCGACGTCAACCGGGCGTTGCTCACGACCACCGACAACAAGCAGCGGGTGCGCGCCGCGGTCGAGGCCTTCTTCGACTTCATCGACCAGGACAACTCGGGCTACCGCCTGATCTTCTCGTCCGACGCGATGGACCCGGCCGTCATCCGGCGGGTCGAGGGTGCCACGGAGGCGTGCGTCGACGCCGTCTACGGACTGGTGATGCACGACTCGGGGCTCGATCCGTACCGGTCGCGCATGCTGGCGGCGGGACTGGTCGGCGCGAGTCAGGTCAACGCACGGTATTGGCTCGAGGCCAAGCGTCCGGTGGACAAGCGCGCCGCCGTCGACACCACCGTCGCGCTGCTGTGGGGCGGGTTGTCGCACGTGCCGCTGCAGGGCGATTCGCCCGACGACGTCGACTGA
- a CDS encoding ParA family protein, which produces MTRMLAIANQKGGVAKTTTVASLGAALADLDVSVLVVDLDPQGCLTFSLGHDPDQLEVSVHDVLLGEEEIADVLLDTDDNVTLLPATIDLAGAEALLLMRPGREYALKRALAEVAEDYDVILIDCPPSLGVLTLNGLTAADEVVVPLQCEMLAHRGVGQLLRTVKEVQQITNPGLTMLGAVATLFDARTTHSRDVLSDVSDRYELPVLDPPIPRTVRFAEASASGTSVMRGRKNKGANAYRSLAENLWKHWDAGQKVRTLESGI; this is translated from the coding sequence ATGACCCGCATGCTGGCCATCGCGAATCAAAAGGGTGGAGTGGCCAAGACCACCACCGTGGCGTCGCTCGGCGCGGCACTCGCCGATCTGGACGTCTCGGTCCTCGTCGTCGATCTCGATCCCCAAGGCTGTCTTACCTTCTCGCTCGGACACGATCCCGACCAGTTGGAGGTGTCGGTGCACGACGTGCTCCTGGGTGAGGAGGAGATCGCCGACGTCCTGCTGGACACCGACGACAACGTGACGCTGTTGCCGGCCACGATCGACCTGGCCGGGGCGGAGGCACTGCTGTTGATGCGTCCGGGTCGCGAGTACGCACTCAAGCGCGCGCTCGCCGAGGTCGCCGAGGACTACGACGTCATCCTCATCGACTGTCCGCCGTCACTGGGTGTGCTCACCCTGAACGGACTCACCGCCGCCGACGAGGTGGTGGTGCCGCTGCAGTGCGAGATGCTCGCGCACCGCGGTGTGGGGCAGTTGCTGCGGACCGTCAAGGAAGTCCAGCAGATCACCAATCCGGGACTCACGATGCTCGGGGCCGTCGCCACGCTGTTCGACGCGCGGACCACCCACAGCCGCGATGTCCTGTCCGATGTCTCCGACCGGTACGAACTGCCGGTGCTCGATCCGCCCATCCCGCGCACCGTCCGGTTCGCGGAGGCGTCGGCGTCCGGGACGTCGGTGATGCGAGGGCGGAAGAACAAGGGCGCCAACGCATATCGGTCTCTCGCCGAGAATCTCTGGAAGCACTGGGACGCCGGGCAGAAGGTCCGGACGCTCGAGTCCGGCATCTAG
- the moeZ gene encoding adenylyltransferase/sulfurtransferase MoeZ: MSSLPPLVEPAAELSNEEVARYSRHLIIPDVGMDGQKRLKNAKVLVIGAGGLGSPTLLYLAAAGVGTIGIVEFDVVDESNLQRQVIHGQSDIGRLKAESARDSIQEINPYVAVNIHDQRLEPEGAIELFSQYDLILDGTDNFATRYLVNDAAVLAHKPYVWGSIYRFEGQASVFWEDAPDGRGLNYRDLYPQAPPPGMVPSCAEGGVLGILCASIGSIMGTEAIKLICGIGEPLLGRLMVYDALDMTYRTIKIRKDPDGERIAGLIDYDDFCGVVSTDAADAAAGSTLTAAELKEKLDQGDRLALIDVREPVEWDIVHIEGATLIPKDEILSGAGLAKLPQDRPTVLYCKTGIRSAEALAALKRAGFADATHLQGGVTAWANQVDKTLPVY, encoded by the coding sequence GTGTCGTCCTTGCCCCCGCTGGTCGAACCCGCAGCGGAATTGTCCAACGAAGAGGTGGCCCGCTACAGCCGCCACCTGATCATCCCCGATGTCGGGATGGACGGCCAGAAGCGCCTGAAGAACGCGAAGGTCCTCGTCATCGGCGCCGGCGGTCTGGGATCGCCGACGCTGCTGTACCTCGCCGCCGCCGGGGTCGGCACCATCGGCATCGTCGAGTTCGACGTCGTCGACGAGTCGAACCTGCAACGCCAGGTCATCCACGGCCAGTCCGACATCGGCCGTCTGAAGGCGGAGAGCGCGCGGGACTCGATCCAGGAGATCAATCCCTACGTGGCCGTCAACATCCACGATCAGCGACTCGAACCCGAGGGCGCGATCGAGCTGTTCTCGCAGTACGACCTGATCCTCGACGGCACCGACAACTTCGCGACGCGCTATCTGGTCAACGACGCGGCCGTCCTCGCCCACAAGCCCTATGTGTGGGGATCGATCTACCGGTTCGAGGGTCAGGCGTCGGTGTTCTGGGAGGACGCACCCGATGGCCGCGGGCTCAACTACCGCGACCTCTACCCGCAGGCGCCGCCGCCCGGCATGGTGCCGTCGTGCGCCGAGGGCGGCGTGCTCGGCATCCTGTGCGCGTCGATCGGATCGATCATGGGCACCGAGGCGATCAAGCTGATCTGCGGCATCGGCGAGCCTCTGCTGGGTCGTCTGATGGTGTACGACGCCCTCGACATGACCTACCGAACGATCAAGATCCGCAAGGACCCCGACGGCGAGCGCATCGCCGGACTGATCGACTACGACGACTTCTGCGGAGTCGTGTCGACAGACGCCGCGGACGCCGCGGCCGGGTCGACGCTGACGGCCGCCGAACTCAAGGAGAAGCTCGATCAGGGCGACAGGCTCGCACTCATCGACGTCCGGGAGCCCGTGGAGTGGGACATCGTGCACATCGAGGGCGCGACGCTGATCCCCAAGGACGAGATCCTGTCCGGTGCGGGACTCGCCAAGCTGCCGCAGGACCGCCCGACCGTCCTCTACTGCAAGACCGGCATCCGGTCGGCCGAGGCACTCGCGGCGCTCAAGCGCGCGGGGTTCGCCGACGCCACGCACCTGCAGGGCGGCGTTACGGCATGGGCGAACCAGGTCGACAAGACGCTGCCGGTCTACTGA
- a CDS encoding DEAD/DEAH box helicase yields the protein MSDSIATQANDAGTPSTADDDIKTTIVDDTHTPPTFAELGVDERIVAALADDGKTHTFAIQELTLPLALSGDDLIGQARTGMGKTFGFGVPLLHRLAHAEESGLRALDNTPRALIIVPTRELCLQVTGDLEVAAPKLDVTLANGTTRPLKITSIYGGRPYESQIADLKSGVDVVVGTPGRLLDLAQQGHLILGKVSILVLDEADEMLDLGFLPDIERIMAALPTPRQTMLFSATMPGPIVTLARTFLDRPTHIRAEHANDSAIHERTTQYVYRAHALDKAELVARILQADGRGATMVFTRTKRTAQKVADDLGERGFSVGAVHGDLGQVAREKALKSFRTGAIDVLVATDVAARGIDIDDVTHVINYQCPEDDKTYVHRIGRTGRAGRTGIAITFVDWDELHRWELINNALGLGKPEPVETYSTSEHLREELGIPASATGRIRAPKPRSDDGERTERSPRAERPKSTRSRRRTRGGKSDGSGGATAAAPTTDAAPSTQPAGGAPAADADGSDAATDKPRRRRRRRGGAKRNGSNGSEQPAEGAPATAATE from the coding sequence ATGAGCGATTCCATCGCGACGCAGGCGAATGACGCCGGCACGCCGTCCACCGCGGACGACGACATCAAGACGACGATCGTCGACGACACCCACACTCCCCCCACCTTCGCCGAACTCGGCGTCGACGAGCGCATCGTCGCCGCACTGGCCGACGACGGCAAGACGCACACCTTCGCCATCCAGGAGCTCACCCTTCCCCTCGCGCTGAGCGGTGACGACCTCATCGGTCAGGCCCGCACCGGGATGGGTAAGACCTTCGGCTTCGGCGTACCTCTGTTGCACCGCCTCGCCCATGCCGAGGAGTCGGGCCTGCGCGCGCTCGACAACACCCCGCGCGCGCTGATCATCGTCCCGACCCGGGAGCTGTGCCTGCAGGTCACCGGCGACCTCGAGGTGGCGGCACCCAAGCTCGACGTCACCCTCGCGAACGGGACCACCCGACCGCTCAAGATCACCTCGATCTACGGCGGTCGCCCCTACGAGTCGCAGATCGCCGATCTCAAGTCCGGCGTCGACGTCGTGGTCGGTACCCCCGGCCGGCTCCTCGACCTCGCGCAGCAGGGCCACCTGATCCTCGGCAAGGTCTCCATCCTGGTCCTCGACGAGGCGGACGAGATGCTCGACCTCGGGTTCCTGCCCGACATCGAACGCATCATGGCGGCCCTGCCGACGCCGCGGCAGACCATGCTGTTCTCGGCCACCATGCCGGGCCCCATCGTCACCCTGGCCCGCACGTTCCTCGATCGTCCGACGCACATCCGCGCCGAGCACGCGAACGACTCGGCGATCCACGAGCGCACCACCCAGTACGTCTATCGGGCGCACGCGCTGGACAAGGCCGAGCTCGTCGCCCGGATCCTGCAGGCCGACGGGCGCGGCGCCACCATGGTCTTCACCCGCACCAAGCGCACCGCGCAGAAGGTCGCCGACGACCTCGGCGAGCGCGGATTCAGCGTCGGGGCCGTGCACGGCGACCTCGGCCAGGTCGCCCGCGAGAAGGCACTCAAGAGCTTCCGCACCGGAGCCATCGACGTCCTCGTCGCGACCGATGTCGCCGCCCGCGGCATCGACATCGACGACGTCACGCACGTCATCAATTACCAGTGCCCGGAAGACGACAAGACCTATGTGCACCGCATCGGCCGTACCGGTCGTGCGGGCCGCACCGGTATCGCGATCACCTTCGTCGACTGGGACGAGTTGCATCGCTGGGAGCTGATCAACAACGCCCTCGGCCTCGGCAAGCCGGAACCGGTCGAGACCTACTCCACCTCCGAGCATCTGCGCGAGGAACTCGGTATACCGGCGTCGGCCACCGGCCGCATCCGTGCGCCGAAGCCGAGGTCCGACGACGGCGAGCGCACCGAACGGTCTCCGCGCGCCGAGCGCCCCAAGTCGACACGGTCGCGCCGCCGCACACGTGGCGGCAAGTCCGACGGCTCCGGCGGTGCCACCGCGGCCGCGCCGACCACCGATGCGGCACCGTCGACACAGCCGGCCGGCGGGGCTCCGGCCGCCGACGCGGACGGGTCCGATGCCGCGACCGACAAGCCTCGTCGGCGTCGCCGTCGGCGTGGTGGAGCCAAGCGGAACGGGTCGAACGGCTCCGAACAGCCCGCAGAGGGAGCACCGGCGACCGCGGCCACCGAATGA
- a CDS encoding Rv3212 family protein, with protein sequence MARIRPERRTRVDLAVSAAIVVVLLVVGLVIWLQSPVRHSDSVQAAAPVPDVTPSTTVPDRLIPLWRARSDATDSPALSRSLVVTADGGTVIGRDPTTGGARWQYRRDLDLCAVLAAWPSTTNEVLAAYRNSRGCGEVTALSGSSGKRSGSRSSDADDRIQLVSDAGYVVSQGTTRLETWGSNLVRGIEYGRVDAPVKPGVQPGRTGCRLLSSAIGGDRIAVIEHCGTEPGYRLTVLGAVLDKDEEVQQYGSSVITDGTTGPPPVLIGMSSSAIAVYDGGGNRPSPPSDAPGGLAPPAIRQFSTDGVPTATNTVTGPQRPPVGVVPSSGGGLTSYFTGQATVVLDAQNVRPIYQVPGAIGTGDVMAGQLLLPTATGISVRDAATGRELRSIAVNREGRGAEPVALRVLGSTVIEQWGSTVQAYGPA encoded by the coding sequence GTGGCACGAATCCGACCTGAGCGACGGACCCGCGTCGACCTCGCGGTCAGCGCCGCGATAGTGGTGGTCCTGCTCGTCGTCGGGCTGGTGATCTGGCTGCAGAGCCCGGTCCGGCACTCCGACAGCGTGCAGGCCGCCGCGCCGGTCCCCGACGTCACGCCGTCGACGACCGTGCCGGACCGGCTCATCCCGCTCTGGCGCGCCCGGTCCGATGCCACCGATTCGCCGGCGCTCAGCCGCTCGCTCGTGGTGACCGCCGACGGCGGCACGGTGATCGGACGTGACCCGACGACCGGTGGCGCCCGCTGGCAGTATCGCCGCGACCTCGACCTGTGCGCGGTGCTCGCCGCCTGGCCATCGACGACGAACGAGGTCCTCGCGGCCTACCGCAACTCGCGAGGGTGCGGCGAGGTGACTGCCCTGAGCGGGTCGTCGGGCAAGCGCTCGGGTAGCCGCAGCAGCGACGCCGACGACCGTATTCAGCTGGTCTCGGATGCGGGTTACGTTGTGTCCCAAGGAACTACACGACTGGAGACCTGGGGCTCCAACCTGGTCCGGGGCATCGAGTACGGACGCGTCGACGCACCGGTCAAGCCGGGTGTCCAGCCGGGTCGTACCGGCTGCCGGCTGCTCTCGTCCGCCATCGGCGGCGATCGCATCGCGGTCATCGAGCACTGTGGCACCGAACCCGGTTACCGCCTCACCGTCCTCGGTGCGGTCCTGGACAAGGACGAAGAGGTCCAGCAGTACGGGTCCTCGGTGATCACCGACGGCACCACCGGGCCGCCGCCGGTCCTGATCGGCATGAGCAGCTCGGCGATCGCCGTGTACGACGGCGGCGGCAACCGCCCGTCGCCGCCGTCCGACGCGCCCGGCGGACTGGCTCCCCCGGCGATCCGGCAGTTCAGCACCGACGGCGTCCCCACGGCGACCAACACCGTCACCGGCCCGCAGAGACCACCTGTGGGTGTCGTGCCCAGCTCCGGCGGTGGGCTCACCTCGTATTTCACCGGCCAGGCGACGGTCGTCCTGGACGCGCAGAACGTCCGCCCGATCTATCAGGTCCCGGGCGCGATCGGGACCGGCGACGTGATGGCCGGACAACTGCTGTTGCCCACCGCGACCGGGATCAGCGTGCGCGATGCCGCCACCGGACGCGAGCTGCGGTCGATCGCGGTGAACCGGGAAGGCCGCGGAGCGGAGCCCGTCGCGCTGCGCGTCCTGGGCTCGACGGTGATCGAGCAGTGGGGTTCGACCGTGCAGGCCTACGGACCCGCCTGA
- a CDS encoding diacylglycerol/lipid kinase family protein, producing the protein MRVMLIVNPFATATTPAGRDALAHTLSSRFTLDVEHTTHRGHAGELARRAVTDGTDVVLVHGGDGSVNEAVNGILGAPDSVVDPSVRLPALGVIPGGSANVFARTLGIAADPLAATGQIIDLLESGQCRRIGLGHTQDRWFLFNTGMGMDAVVVHAMEDKRHAGKAATPMRYLWTTVSSFLRHAASRDSFTVEVPDREPIPGVQFGFVSNTSPWTYLGNYEIRTNPTTGFDTRLGLFAATSTAVSRNLPLATRLLTHRAPKARHLYRDDDVEWVRFRADEPIDVQMDGDYIGAHHAIDFGYRSDALAVVAPGDSIRATPSTA; encoded by the coding sequence GTGCGTGTCATGCTCATCGTCAACCCGTTCGCCACGGCCACCACGCCGGCCGGCCGCGACGCGCTCGCGCACACCCTCAGTTCGCGGTTCACCCTCGACGTCGAGCACACGACCCACCGTGGTCACGCCGGTGAACTCGCCCGCCGGGCGGTCACCGACGGCACCGACGTCGTCCTCGTGCACGGCGGCGACGGCTCGGTCAACGAGGCGGTCAACGGCATCCTCGGGGCACCCGACTCCGTCGTCGATCCCTCGGTCCGGCTGCCCGCGCTCGGGGTCATCCCCGGTGGCAGCGCCAATGTGTTCGCGCGCACGCTGGGCATCGCCGCCGATCCCCTCGCGGCCACCGGCCAGATCATCGATCTGCTCGAGTCCGGCCAGTGCCGGCGGATCGGACTCGGTCACACGCAAGACCGCTGGTTCCTCTTCAACACCGGCATGGGCATGGACGCAGTCGTGGTGCACGCGATGGAGGACAAGCGTCACGCCGGCAAGGCGGCCACTCCGATGCGCTATCTGTGGACGACCGTCTCCTCGTTCCTGCGTCACGCGGCCAGTCGCGACTCGTTCACCGTCGAGGTCCCCGATCGTGAGCCGATCCCCGGTGTGCAGTTCGGGTTCGTCAGCAACACCAGTCCGTGGACCTACCTCGGCAACTACGAGATCCGCACCAATCCGACGACCGGATTCGACACGCGGCTCGGCCTGTTCGCCGCGACCTCGACCGCGGTGTCACGCAATCTCCCGCTGGCCACCCGCCTGCTCACCCATCGGGCTCCCAAGGCTCGTCACCTCTACCGCGACGACGATGTCGAGTGGGTGCGGTTCCGCGCGGACGAGCCGATCGACGTCCAGATGGACGGCGACTACATCGGCGCACACCACGCCATCGACTTCGGCTATCGATCCGATGCCCTGGCCGTGGTGGCCCCGGGCGACAGCATCAGGGCAACCCCGAGCACCGCGTAG
- the sigJ gene encoding RNA polymerase sigma factor SigJ yields MTDADDVFTELRPLLFTIAYNLVGTATDAEDVVHDCYLRWRNRSLSDVDDPRAYLVTAVSRTGLNHLRTVGRRRETYVGNWLPEPIRTDDDASHDAVLADSVSIAMLVVLETLAPVERAVFVLHEVFDFPHAEIATLIGKSEPAVRQIAHRARVHVRARRPCVTDATVAPRPRPQDGRDVVARFLYAAHTGDVAALISMLAPDVVQMSDGGGRVAAARRPITGADKVAAFAVGLARTSMADAHVTLATVNAAPGAIFTMAGTVDSVAAFDVVDGRITAFYAIRNPEKLVAVDEIRRLDRGRDMTWRP; encoded by the coding sequence GTGACCGACGCCGACGACGTGTTCACCGAACTCCGTCCACTGCTGTTCACGATCGCCTACAACCTCGTGGGGACGGCGACCGACGCCGAGGACGTGGTGCACGACTGCTATCTGCGTTGGCGGAATCGATCGCTCAGCGACGTCGACGATCCGCGCGCCTATCTGGTCACCGCAGTGAGCCGCACCGGCCTGAATCACCTGCGTACCGTCGGCCGTCGCCGCGAGACCTACGTGGGCAATTGGCTGCCCGAGCCGATCCGCACCGACGACGACGCGAGCCACGACGCCGTGCTCGCCGACTCGGTGTCGATCGCGATGCTGGTGGTGCTCGAGACCCTCGCACCCGTCGAACGGGCGGTGTTCGTCCTGCACGAGGTCTTCGATTTCCCGCATGCGGAGATCGCGACGTTGATCGGGAAGTCCGAACCGGCGGTCCGGCAGATCGCCCATCGCGCCCGTGTCCACGTCCGTGCGCGACGCCCGTGTGTCACCGATGCAACGGTGGCACCGCGGCCCCGACCGCAGGATGGTCGCGACGTGGTCGCACGGTTCCTGTATGCCGCACACACCGGTGACGTGGCGGCGCTGATCTCGATGCTCGCGCCCGACGTGGTGCAGATGTCCGACGGCGGCGGTCGGGTCGCGGCTGCCCGGCGACCGATCACCGGGGCAGACAAGGTCGCCGCATTCGCGGTCGGTCTCGCCCGGACCTCGATGGCGGACGCACACGTCACGCTCGCCACGGTGAACGCCGCACCGGGCGCGATCTTCACCATGGCGGGCACCGTCGATTCGGTCGCCGCATTCGACGTCGTCGACGGTCGGATCACGGCGTTCTATGCGATCCGCAACCCAGAGAAGCTCGTGGCCGTCGACGAGATCCGTCGGCTGGACAGAGGAAGGGACATGACATGGAGACCGTGA